In Marinobacter salsuginis, one DNA window encodes the following:
- a CDS encoding SOS response-associated peptidase — MCGRFTFYTPPDTLILEFFPEGMEVDGRFNPSYNIPPGTGIPMIRMSMNGSLIMAHSHWGFRPSWADEKAPAPINARAETAATSKYFRDAFAHHRCLIPANGWYEWQQSEQGKTPYYITPSDTGENPAIFFAGLWTPREGDETTACAIITEPASESLKHIHDRQPVVLHPGCLRDWLNPEISDRTRIRAVTHRLDPEHLKAVPVSQEVNNPRHDRPDLIRET, encoded by the coding sequence ATGTGCGGACGATTCACGTTTTATACACCTCCGGATACGCTGATCCTCGAGTTTTTTCCCGAAGGTATGGAAGTGGACGGGCGCTTTAATCCCAGCTACAACATTCCGCCCGGTACTGGCATTCCCATGATCCGCATGAGCATGAACGGTAGCCTGATCATGGCGCACTCCCATTGGGGCTTTCGCCCGTCCTGGGCAGATGAAAAGGCCCCCGCCCCGATCAATGCCCGGGCAGAAACAGCGGCTACCTCGAAGTACTTCCGGGACGCCTTTGCCCACCACCGCTGCCTGATTCCTGCCAATGGCTGGTACGAATGGCAGCAGAGTGAACAGGGCAAGACGCCTTACTACATCACGCCATCGGACACCGGGGAGAATCCGGCCATTTTCTTTGCCGGTCTCTGGACACCGAGGGAGGGCGACGAAACCACCGCCTGCGCCATTATTACCGAGCCCGCCAGCGAGAGCCTGAAACACATTCATGATCGCCAACCAGTGGTACTCCACCCCGGCTGTCTGAGGGACTGGCTGAACCCGGAAATCAGTGATCGCACCCGGATACGGGCAGTAACCCACCGCCTGGACCCGGAACATCTGAAAGCCGTTCCCGTGTCCCAGGAGGTCAATAACCCGAGACATGACAGGCCGGACCTGATCCGGGAAACCTGA
- a CDS encoding C40 family peptidase, with protein MRNSLQNLLALAVMALLLGGCASSGNIKPSSSAPVQPLPVEASGSDKAQKLWQVFERYRGTPYEYGGTSSDGFDCSGFILTAYQEGLGKQLPRTTGQMLASGDVVHPGEIQPGDVVFFQIGGKEQHAGIYMGGDRFIHASTSAGVIQSSISGYYWKGRLTEARRFD; from the coding sequence ATGCGCAATTCCCTGCAAAATCTTCTCGCTCTGGCAGTCATGGCGCTCTTACTTGGCGGCTGCGCCAGCAGCGGAAATATCAAGCCGTCCTCATCCGCGCCGGTGCAGCCGTTGCCTGTTGAGGCATCCGGTTCCGACAAGGCACAAAAGCTCTGGCAGGTGTTCGAGCGCTACCGGGGAACCCCCTACGAATACGGCGGCACCTCTTCTGACGGCTTCGATTGCTCCGGATTTATTCTTACCGCCTATCAGGAAGGCCTCGGCAAACAGTTGCCCAGGACAACCGGCCAAATGCTGGCCAGTGGTGATGTAGTACATCCTGGCGAGATTCAGCCGGGCGACGTGGTGTTCTTCCAGATTGGCGGCAAGGAGCAGCACGCGGGCATCTACATGGGCGGAGACCGGTTTATCCACGCCTCCACGTCTGCCGGCGTTATCCAGTCTTCAATCAGCGGTTATTACTGGAAAGGGCGCCTGACCGAAGCGCGGCGCTTCGACTGA
- a CDS encoding DUF4442 domain-containing protein, translating to MNSTIRRWLASAGAMRRMLSTFAPYLGAGIRVTDIADDFSSATVEMGQHWYNTNYVGTHFGGSLYSMVDPMYMLLLMRRLGNDYIVWDKSASIDFIRPGKGKVMARFELTDERVDEIRAATANGDKMLPEWDVDIVDESGDLVARVHKVLYVRRKNR from the coding sequence ATGAATTCCACCATACGTCGCTGGCTTGCCAGCGCAGGGGCCATGCGCCGCATGCTGTCCACGTTTGCTCCCTATCTCGGAGCAGGCATTCGCGTTACCGATATTGCCGATGACTTCAGCTCGGCAACGGTGGAGATGGGCCAGCACTGGTACAACACCAACTACGTCGGCACCCACTTCGGCGGCTCTCTCTACAGCATGGTTGATCCCATGTACATGCTGCTACTGATGCGTAGGCTGGGGAACGACTACATCGTGTGGGACAAATCCGCGAGCATCGATTTTATTCGCCCCGGCAAAGGCAAGGTGATGGCCCGGTTTGAGCTGACCGATGAGCGTGTTGACGAGATCCGCGCCGCAACGGCAAACGGAGACAAAATGCTGCCAGAGTGGGACGTGGATATTGTTGATGAATCCGGTGATCTGGTCGCGCGCGTGCACAAAGTACTCTACGTGCGTCGCAAAAATCGTTGA
- a CDS encoding LysE/ArgO family amino acid transporter, with amino-acid sequence MLESYLTGLIVCGGIIVAIGAQNAYLLSQAIRREHHWWSAGLCMVADVTLFTLGMFGISAALMAMPEALEILRWLGVAFLGWLAIQSFVRASRGRAALEAGEVTKRSLKAVVFTTLAVTLLNPQVYLDTLLLIPAVGAQQEDATTFVAGASSASILWFGLLAWGGSALAPILARPLAWRIIDGVIGVMMAAIALHLTFSGL; translated from the coding sequence GTGCTTGAGAGTTACCTGACCGGATTGATCGTGTGTGGCGGCATTATCGTGGCGATTGGCGCGCAGAACGCCTATTTGCTGAGCCAGGCAATTCGCCGGGAACACCACTGGTGGTCAGCCGGCTTGTGCATGGTGGCGGATGTCACGCTTTTCACGCTGGGTATGTTCGGCATCAGTGCTGCCCTGATGGCCATGCCGGAGGCCCTTGAGATTCTCCGCTGGCTGGGGGTGGCGTTCCTTGGCTGGCTTGCAATCCAGTCATTTGTTCGCGCCAGCCGCGGCAGGGCAGCCCTGGAAGCGGGTGAGGTGACCAAGCGAAGCCTGAAGGCCGTCGTGTTCACGACCCTGGCGGTCACACTGCTCAACCCTCAGGTTTACCTGGATACGCTGCTTCTGATTCCGGCTGTCGGCGCCCAGCAGGAAGACGCGACTACCTTCGTGGCTGGTGCGAGTAGCGCCTCGATTCTCTGGTTCGGCCTGCTGGCCTGGGGTGGCTCGGCGCTGGCCCCGATTCTCGCGCGGCCGCTGGCCTGGCGCATTATTGATGGCGTCATCGGCGTTATGATGGCTGCTATCGCCCTGCACCTCACGTTCAGTGGTCTTTAA
- a CDS encoding LysR family transcriptional regulator ArgP produces MIDYKLLEALATVVECGGFERAGLALGLSQSAVSQRIRTLEIRLGQPVLVRSPVLKATPAGQRLLNHVQQVQLLERDLTKSIPALSEPTARLRIALNADSLATWWAAAVGSFCADETLLLDLVVEDQDIGLRRMREGDVAACLCSSPQPVAGARCVPIGTMIYMPLATPEYVDRYFGNGLSEASLQNAPAIVFGPNDQLQHRFLAQCGYHGTFPHHLCPSSEGFVNLALAGMGYGMIPEMQARPEIAAGRLVSIAPEQTLEVRLYWHFWRHGGGVMDRLTSALRSAAMLNSSA; encoded by the coding sequence ATGATTGACTACAAACTGCTGGAAGCGCTGGCGACGGTTGTTGAGTGCGGGGGGTTCGAGCGCGCCGGTCTGGCGCTTGGGCTGAGCCAGTCGGCCGTTTCCCAACGCATTCGGACACTTGAAATCCGGCTGGGGCAACCGGTTCTGGTCCGAAGTCCGGTACTCAAAGCGACACCCGCCGGGCAGCGCCTGCTCAATCACGTTCAGCAGGTGCAACTGCTGGAAAGAGACCTGACCAAATCCATTCCGGCGCTCTCGGAACCCACCGCCAGACTCCGCATTGCACTGAATGCCGACAGCCTGGCCACCTGGTGGGCGGCCGCCGTAGGCAGTTTCTGCGCGGACGAAACCCTGCTACTGGATCTCGTGGTAGAGGACCAGGACATCGGCCTTCGCCGAATGCGCGAGGGGGATGTGGCGGCCTGCCTGTGCAGCAGCCCCCAGCCAGTTGCCGGTGCGCGATGCGTGCCAATTGGCACCATGATCTACATGCCCCTGGCAACGCCGGAGTATGTTGACCGATATTTCGGGAACGGACTCAGTGAGGCCAGCCTGCAGAATGCCCCGGCCATCGTTTTTGGGCCAAATGACCAGCTGCAACACAGGTTTCTGGCCCAGTGCGGCTATCACGGCACCTTCCCCCACCACCTCTGTCCTTCCTCGGAAGGTTTTGTGAACCTTGCGCTGGCCGGCATGGGCTACGGCATGATTCCGGAAATGCAGGCACGCCCGGAAATTGCTGCGGGACGGCTGGTAAGCATTGCGCCTGAACAAACCCTGGAAGTACGGCTATACTGGCACTTCTGGCGCCACGGTGGCGGCGTGATGGACCGACTGACTTCTGCCCTGCGCTCTGCTGCCATGCTCAATTCAAGCGCATGA
- a CDS encoding gamma-glutamylcyclotransferase family protein: MNKGGAPIRFKHRVAVYGTLKRGRNNSHILRGERFVGTDWMPKLSLYHLGPYPGAVEEPSTGVRVEIYEVNDSTLKILDELEDFFPERPQSSLYIRRTMDTRHGPAWVYLYNRPVKTIQRLNSGSW; the protein is encoded by the coding sequence ATGAACAAAGGAGGAGCACCAATCAGATTCAAGCACCGTGTAGCGGTTTACGGCACATTGAAGCGAGGCCGAAACAACAGCCATATTCTGCGAGGCGAGCGGTTTGTTGGAACCGACTGGATGCCGAAGCTGAGCCTGTATCATCTGGGCCCCTACCCAGGCGCTGTAGAGGAACCTTCCACGGGCGTTCGCGTGGAAATCTATGAAGTGAACGATTCCACGCTGAAGATTTTGGACGAGTTGGAAGACTTCTTTCCTGAACGCCCGCAGAGCAGTCTGTATATCCGTCGGACCATGGACACCCGCCACGGGCCGGCCTGGGTGTATCTTTACAACCGGCCGGTCAAAACAATCCAACGGCTGAACTCCGGAAGCTGGTAG
- a CDS encoding DUF2721 domain-containing protein, giving the protein MDLTTPALLFPAISLLLLAYTNRFLVLAQLIRQLKQMDTEEDHALIARQISMLRKRIVLTKRMQAFGVLSFFLCTVSMFLLFLGAELPGVVAFGASLVLLSLSLLYSLYEIQISTNAINVELSNFEARKSAGREDVDYS; this is encoded by the coding sequence TTGGATCTGACAACACCTGCCCTGCTCTTCCCCGCCATTTCGTTGCTATTGCTCGCTTACACCAACCGTTTTCTGGTGCTCGCGCAGCTCATACGCCAGCTCAAGCAGATGGACACCGAGGAAGATCACGCGCTCATCGCCCGGCAGATCAGCATGCTGCGCAAACGGATTGTGCTGACCAAACGCATGCAGGCATTCGGGGTACTCAGTTTCTTCCTGTGTACCGTCTCCATGTTCCTGCTGTTCCTGGGCGCGGAATTGCCGGGCGTGGTGGCGTTTGGCGCCAGCCTGGTGCTGCTGTCTCTCTCGCTGCTGTACTCACTGTATGAAATCCAGATCTCGACCAATGCGATCAACGTTGAGCTGTCCAACTTTGAGGCGCGCAAGAGTGCCGGCCGGGAAGATGTCGACTATTCATGA
- a CDS encoding CPBP family intramembrane glutamic endopeptidase has protein sequence MALGKRRKSGISPNAALLFQGGIGVVGLVAILVFGIPVLLIGPGLWPSLIYGTLGAVATYGLLLLLTRVPRLFPENLERQMQGLYDFASSYSPLVLVLLSLLAGVGEELLFRGAIQGWLMAHTDPVTAVLAASVLFGLVHYVSFTYFLVATGLGLILGAAYALSESLALVMIWHAVYDMIALYCLLRFPRWFGVKIVEPAANRPHE, from the coding sequence ATGGCGCTTGGTAAACGGCGAAAATCCGGTATTTCCCCCAATGCTGCGCTGCTGTTCCAGGGCGGCATTGGGGTCGTAGGGTTGGTGGCCATTCTGGTATTCGGGATTCCGGTGCTGCTTATCGGCCCGGGGCTCTGGCCAAGCCTGATTTACGGCACATTGGGTGCCGTTGCGACTTACGGCTTGCTGCTTCTGCTGACGCGCGTGCCACGCCTGTTTCCGGAGAATCTTGAACGCCAGATGCAGGGGCTGTATGACTTTGCCTCCAGTTATTCTCCGTTGGTGTTGGTCTTGCTGTCCCTATTGGCCGGCGTTGGTGAAGAGCTGTTGTTTCGCGGCGCAATCCAAGGCTGGCTGATGGCGCATACCGATCCGGTGACCGCCGTGTTGGCGGCATCTGTGCTGTTCGGGCTGGTGCACTACGTATCGTTCACCTACTTTCTGGTAGCAACCGGGCTCGGTTTGATACTGGGCGCGGCCTATGCGCTATCAGAGAGCCTGGCGCTGGTTATGATCTGGCATGCCGTTTACGACATGATCGCGCTCTATTGTCTGCTCCGGTTTCCGCGCTGGTTTGGTGTGAAGATTGTCGAGCCCGCCGCAAACCGGCCTCATGAATAG
- a CDS encoding crotonase/enoyl-CoA hydratase family protein: MSSYESFSIEVKDHIAHVQFNRPEALNTMNKAFWLELPRCMQDIEANTDARVIVISSTGKHFSAGMDLGVFSDPKAVPMNGDPGRMAENLRRVVLQLQDTLTSLEKIRLPVLAAIHGGCIGGALDLVCAADSRYCTEDAYFTIKETELGMTADVGTLQRLPKLMPEGVVRELAYTGRKFSAAEARNLGFVNAVYPDQETMLEAVMGIAGQIAANSPLAVTGCKEMLNYSRDHSVEDSLKYMATWQAGMFRPTDMMKSFQAKAQKQAPQYDALFPLKRLFDQ, encoded by the coding sequence TTGTCCAGTTACGAGAGTTTTTCGATCGAGGTCAAAGACCATATCGCCCATGTCCAGTTCAACCGCCCTGAGGCGCTGAACACCATGAACAAGGCGTTCTGGCTCGAGTTGCCCCGTTGCATGCAGGATATTGAAGCCAACACCGACGCTCGCGTGATTGTCATCTCTTCCACCGGCAAACACTTTTCGGCCGGCATGGACCTGGGTGTGTTCAGCGATCCCAAAGCGGTGCCCATGAATGGGGACCCTGGCCGTATGGCGGAGAACCTGCGCAGGGTTGTGCTGCAGTTGCAGGATACGCTGACCTCCCTGGAAAAAATCCGCCTGCCGGTACTTGCTGCCATCCATGGTGGTTGCATTGGCGGAGCTCTTGATCTGGTGTGTGCGGCGGACAGCCGTTATTGCACGGAAGATGCCTACTTCACCATCAAGGAAACCGAGCTGGGCATGACCGCCGACGTTGGCACGCTTCAGCGCCTGCCCAAACTGATGCCCGAGGGTGTGGTGCGCGAACTGGCGTACACCGGGCGCAAATTCTCCGCTGCTGAAGCCCGGAATCTCGGCTTTGTAAACGCAGTATACCCTGATCAGGAAACCATGCTGGAAGCGGTCATGGGCATTGCCGGTCAGATTGCCGCGAACTCACCACTGGCGGTGACTGGTTGCAAGGAAATGCTCAATTACAGCCGCGATCACAGTGTGGAAGACAGCCTGAAGTACATGGCCACCTGGCAGGCGGGCATGTTCCGTCCGACGGACATGATGAAATCCTTCCAGGCGAAAGCCCAGAAGCAGGCGCCCCAGTACGATGCGCTGTTTCCGCTGAAGCGGCTGTTCGATCAGTAA
- a CDS encoding ribonuclease Z, with the protein MEFTFLGTSAGTPTKARNVTGLALSHGGPKHWYLIDCGEGTQHQLLRTHHSVMQLQAIFITHIHGDHTFGLPGLLTSASMLGRTAPLYLIAPRPVKTFVEAALGNSDSSLSFEIRFVDSEAESFHWEDEALSVTAVALSHRVSCRAFVFTEKNLERQLLRDKLEADGIEAGPAWGRLQQGHDVVLEDGRLAHCDDYTQIARKPRKVIVAGDNDQPDLLLEASTNVQVVIHEATYTQEVSDRVGPWPQHSSAAQVARFAEAAGVPHLVLTHFSSRYQLNPNAYPHIGEIESEARGIYRGNLYLANDFACYELGRDLILRPSERL; encoded by the coding sequence ATGGAATTCACCTTCCTCGGCACGTCAGCCGGAACACCCACGAAAGCTCGCAACGTAACCGGCCTGGCATTGAGTCATGGAGGCCCCAAACACTGGTACCTGATTGACTGCGGGGAAGGCACCCAGCACCAGTTGTTGCGAACGCATCATTCGGTGATGCAACTCCAGGCCATATTTATCACCCACATTCACGGCGACCACACATTCGGGCTGCCGGGGCTGCTCACAAGCGCCTCCATGCTGGGCCGAACCGCCCCGCTCTACCTGATCGCGCCCCGTCCGGTAAAAACCTTCGTTGAGGCAGCGCTGGGCAACAGTGACTCAAGCCTCAGTTTTGAAATACGATTTGTTGATTCCGAGGCAGAAAGCTTCCACTGGGAGGACGAAGCGCTGTCAGTTACGGCAGTTGCCCTCTCCCATCGCGTATCCTGCCGGGCATTTGTGTTCACTGAAAAGAACCTCGAACGCCAGCTGCTGCGTGACAAGCTTGAAGCTGACGGTATTGAGGCCGGCCCAGCCTGGGGCCGACTGCAACAGGGCCACGATGTGGTTCTGGAAGATGGCCGCCTGGCCCATTGCGACGACTACACCCAAATTGCCAGAAAACCACGCAAAGTGATTGTTGCCGGTGACAATGACCAACCTGACCTGCTTCTCGAAGCAAGCACGAATGTCCAGGTTGTGATTCACGAGGCAACTTACACGCAGGAGGTCTCGGACCGGGTCGGCCCCTGGCCACAACACAGCTCCGCGGCCCAGGTAGCCCGTTTCGCTGAGGCCGCCGGTGTTCCGCATCTCGTGTTGACCCATTTCAGCTCCCGCTACCAGCTCAACCCGAACGCCTATCCACACATTGGTGAGATCGAATCCGAAGCCAGGGGCATCTATAGAGGGAACCTGTATCTGGCAAACGACTTTGCCTGCTATGAGCTTGGCAGGGATCTGATACTGAGACCTTCCGAGCGTCTATAA
- a CDS encoding DUF1631 family protein codes for MARFNAKQSSLSKDAVVVTPGLIPCGCIIDSVTLDSKELRLGLKHFSSPAVLDQLSSSASAQADLHVFLDHDHDKQHLHFRGAVRSGRGDSISLELQGITPDLEREVDLLVQHTGKSKLADPGPAPALKQLYHQHCRRLLEQLLPEFMEGTFEGIEADLEQAAELREITRLKDMRFIFQSRQQRMLQDFQAQFQANQTTLEPAPESGNNAKELHLLQQHEFEDWLDLQAIATGISKANSGATFLLNQFLNQIFRQDVNDDNNPLTPRALCVCLQYMVDHLGIAREHRLTIYRAWESALGRVWPAAIRSLINDCRRAGLEALDITELPANWSLREYAQEDTGSPGETDKGTSDKPAEADATGHSMSGMPSAGRSLFQLMALEASPSSEPADWEEPNPKLSENLRSRRRELLNRLHEDEPNMAGLLRELADSDAELASALDRTAVEKANLVDRLFAPLETNEGLSGSLRHQLQKLRLPVFETLVETPDFLNTDDHPARDIINNLMHICLAERASSKKLEATVADIVEELTEIEVSDPDLLESLGQRLKQLVERQDQSFIRNSERLAKTLEGKERLRKTRKEARQRLNELLGGRQVPKTLIRLLQAGWEQLIVLTMLREGPESRHCEELVDVVAQLQAWLSPAGTSGELAFERELESSVMLQFIERELKTTGDISRTRPAIDELSGILQGTTEAETTWVEEYGDADETPLTLPPELEDSRWVSRAKDIAVGDWVEAWFENGETRRMRLVWGGEDSLRFVFLSPKGMSEVSYGFPEFVQKLAEGEAWLVEDGDIPFLDQSLFSIVEDVYRKLNFQATHDALTGCMHRHDFEKQVSRLISAAPSSPDESDSALMVLDIDEFSVINASYGAEAGDALLRDVAELLRRACGSKFPESYVGRISGNEFAVLINNISTEDCLDFAESLRRNFEQQVFQHGPAEYKATVSISIRPVTGAAHSPGDLLNQASLSLKAAKKLGGNRIELAKGQRDPSKLGTPQWVTEIDRTIRDGSLYLRAQPIVALAPESGEGKMYELLLGLKDSSGNEISPQGYIEAAEQFKRSTRVDLWVISEVLAWMRNNPESLDRIATLNVNLSGSSLSDDSFMLGLESNLRAHQELAHKLCFEVTETSAVANLHFASDFMREMKRLNCRFALDDFGTGLSSYAYLQKLPVDFVKIDGIFVRDMATNLTNYAMVRSINELCHFLDLQTIAEYVEDMEIMDTLKEIQVDYAQGFAIAKPRRLDSLGTGTSTNPVYAYKK; via the coding sequence ATGGCCCGGTTTAACGCAAAACAGTCCAGTCTCAGCAAGGATGCGGTCGTCGTCACTCCCGGCCTCATTCCTTGTGGCTGTATCATCGACAGCGTGACTCTGGACAGCAAAGAACTCCGCCTCGGCCTGAAGCATTTCTCCTCACCCGCTGTGCTTGATCAACTGTCATCGTCTGCCTCCGCCCAGGCGGATCTGCACGTTTTCCTCGATCATGATCATGACAAGCAACATCTCCATTTTCGGGGAGCGGTTCGCAGCGGCCGGGGCGACAGTATTTCGCTCGAACTCCAGGGCATCACCCCGGACCTCGAACGCGAAGTTGATCTTCTGGTGCAGCACACGGGCAAGAGCAAACTGGCGGACCCCGGGCCGGCGCCCGCGCTGAAACAACTTTATCACCAGCATTGCCGGCGACTTCTGGAACAGTTGCTTCCGGAATTTATGGAGGGCACGTTCGAAGGCATTGAAGCCGATCTGGAACAAGCGGCCGAGCTCCGTGAAATCACCCGACTCAAGGATATGCGCTTCATCTTCCAGAGCCGACAGCAGCGGATGCTCCAGGATTTTCAGGCGCAGTTTCAGGCCAACCAGACAACTCTTGAACCAGCTCCCGAATCCGGCAACAACGCCAAAGAATTGCATCTGCTGCAACAGCACGAGTTTGAAGACTGGCTTGATTTGCAGGCCATCGCCACGGGCATAAGTAAAGCAAACTCCGGCGCAACCTTTTTGCTCAACCAGTTCCTTAACCAGATCTTCCGTCAGGACGTCAACGACGACAACAACCCGCTAACGCCTCGCGCACTGTGCGTGTGCCTGCAATACATGGTCGACCACCTGGGTATTGCGCGGGAGCACCGCCTGACCATCTACCGGGCCTGGGAGAGCGCTCTGGGCAGGGTGTGGCCCGCAGCCATCCGCTCCCTGATCAATGATTGCCGCCGGGCAGGACTGGAAGCCCTGGACATCACCGAGCTGCCGGCGAACTGGTCGCTCAGGGAATACGCCCAGGAGGACACAGGTTCTCCAGGTGAAACGGACAAGGGCACATCGGACAAGCCGGCGGAAGCCGACGCCACCGGGCACTCAATGTCAGGGATGCCATCGGCTGGCCGTTCCCTGTTCCAGTTGATGGCGCTTGAGGCAAGCCCCTCGTCTGAACCCGCAGACTGGGAGGAACCCAATCCGAAGCTCTCGGAAAACCTCCGTTCCAGGCGCCGCGAACTCCTGAACAGGTTGCACGAGGATGAACCGAATATGGCAGGTTTGCTGCGGGAACTGGCCGACTCGGACGCCGAACTGGCCAGCGCCCTTGACCGGACAGCCGTGGAAAAAGCCAACCTGGTGGACCGGTTGTTTGCACCGCTGGAAACAAACGAAGGACTCTCGGGTTCGCTTCGCCACCAACTGCAGAAACTTCGGCTGCCGGTGTTTGAAACGCTGGTCGAAACACCGGACTTTCTGAATACCGACGATCACCCCGCCCGGGACATAATCAATAACCTGATGCACATCTGCCTTGCAGAGAGGGCATCGAGCAAGAAACTGGAAGCGACGGTTGCCGACATTGTCGAGGAACTGACGGAAATCGAGGTATCGGATCCAGACCTGCTGGAAAGTCTGGGCCAACGCCTGAAACAGCTGGTTGAGCGGCAGGACCAATCATTTATCCGAAACTCGGAACGGCTGGCCAAAACCCTGGAGGGCAAAGAGCGCCTGCGCAAAACTCGCAAGGAAGCCCGGCAACGACTGAATGAACTCCTCGGCGGCAGGCAGGTTCCAAAAACGCTGATTCGACTGCTTCAGGCGGGCTGGGAACAATTGATCGTCCTGACAATGTTGCGGGAAGGCCCGGAAAGCCGACACTGTGAGGAACTTGTTGATGTCGTAGCACAGCTCCAGGCCTGGCTGTCTCCAGCCGGCACCTCTGGTGAGCTGGCATTTGAACGGGAACTTGAAAGCAGTGTTATGCTGCAATTCATTGAGCGGGAACTCAAAACCACCGGTGATATTTCCCGAACCCGACCAGCCATAGACGAGCTATCCGGAATCCTGCAGGGCACTACGGAGGCAGAGACCACCTGGGTGGAGGAATACGGCGACGCCGATGAGACACCATTGACGCTGCCCCCGGAGCTCGAAGACAGCCGTTGGGTTTCCAGGGCAAAGGACATTGCCGTCGGCGATTGGGTTGAAGCCTGGTTTGAAAACGGGGAGACCCGTCGCATGCGCCTGGTCTGGGGTGGCGAGGATTCACTCCGGTTTGTTTTTCTCTCGCCCAAAGGTATGAGTGAAGTCAGTTACGGATTCCCGGAGTTTGTCCAGAAACTCGCCGAAGGCGAAGCCTGGCTGGTTGAAGATGGCGACATCCCGTTCCTTGATCAAAGCCTGTTCAGCATTGTTGAGGACGTGTACCGGAAGCTGAATTTTCAGGCCACACATGACGCCCTGACCGGCTGTATGCACCGCCACGACTTCGAAAAACAGGTATCAAGGCTGATCAGCGCGGCACCCTCGTCGCCGGACGAGAGTGATTCCGCACTTATGGTCCTGGATATAGACGAGTTCAGTGTCATCAACGCCTCCTATGGTGCGGAAGCCGGCGATGCCCTGTTGCGAGATGTCGCCGAACTGCTGCGGAGAGCGTGCGGTTCCAAGTTCCCGGAATCCTACGTTGGCCGAATCAGCGGTAATGAGTTTGCCGTGCTCATCAATAACATCAGCACGGAGGACTGCCTGGATTTCGCAGAATCCCTGCGGCGAAACTTCGAGCAGCAGGTTTTCCAGCATGGGCCGGCGGAATACAAGGCAACGGTCAGTATCAGTATTCGACCGGTTACTGGTGCCGCTCACTCCCCCGGCGATCTTCTCAACCAGGCGAGCCTATCCCTCAAGGCGGCCAAGAAACTGGGAGGAAACCGGATTGAGCTGGCGAAAGGACAGAGGGACCCGTCAAAGCTTGGCACGCCTCAGTGGGTTACGGAAATCGACCGGACCATCCGCGACGGCAGCCTCTACCTCCGGGCACAGCCAATTGTTGCACTCGCTCCTGAAAGCGGCGAAGGCAAGATGTATGAACTCCTGCTGGGCCTGAAAGACAGCTCGGGCAATGAGATTTCGCCCCAGGGTTACATTGAGGCGGCCGAACAATTCAAACGCAGTACCCGGGTTGATCTGTGGGTCATTTCCGAAGTGTTGGCGTGGATGCGTAACAACCCCGAGTCGCTCGACAGGATTGCCACCCTGAACGTCAACCTGTCAGGCTCCTCACTGAGCGATGACAGCTTTATGCTCGGGCTGGAGTCAAACCTCCGGGCCCATCAGGAACTGGCGCACAAGCTGTGTTTCGAGGTCACCGAGACCTCGGCTGTCGCCAACCTCCACTTTGCCTCGGATTTCATGCGTGAAATGAAGCGCCTGAACTGTCGGTTCGCGCTGGACGACTTTGGCACCGGGCTATCTTCCTACGCCTACCTTCAGAAACTGCCCGTGGACTTCGTGAAAATCGACGGCATTTTCGTGCGGGACATGGCCACCAACCTGACCAACTACGCTATGGTGCGGTCGATCAACGAACTGTGCCACTTCCTCGATCTGCAGACCATTGCGGAGTACGTCGAGGACATGGAAATCATGGACACACTCAAGGAGATCCAGGTGGACTACGCCCAGGGCTTTGCCATTGCCAAACCGCGCAGGCTGGACAGCCTTGGTACCGGGACTTCTACTAACCCGGTTTATGCCTACAAGAAATAG
- a CDS encoding cold-shock protein, which translates to MSTVTGNVKFFNEAKGFGFITREGGPDVFVHYSAIQGGGFKTLAEGQQVEFTVTQGQKGPQAENVVAL; encoded by the coding sequence ATGTCTACAGTTACCGGCAACGTTAAGTTTTTCAACGAAGCAAAAGGTTTTGGTTTTATTACTCGCGAAGGCGGCCCGGACGTTTTTGTTCACTACAGCGCTATTCAGGGCGGCGGTTTCAAGACTCTGGCTGAAGGCCAGCAGGTCGAGTTCACCGTTACCCAGGGCCAGAAAGGTCCTCAGGCGGAAAACGTAGTTGCCCTGTAA